A single Paraburkholderia sp. D15 DNA region contains:
- the zapE gene encoding cell division protein ZapE gives MLDASQVIDTLAQRGIEPDATQRKTIAALVALLRAPSRRAHSANGLTTHRGVYCHGLPGRGKSLVVDTVFELASCRKRRLHFHEFLREMNRRFVAEPRGDDRLGSVSRQWLDGTELLCFDEFHVHDIADAFLMGRFLDTALGLGTRVVLTSNYAPGALLPDPEFHERFLPTIEQIERGFTVIHFDGARDYRFGGEAAELQRFFAPLDPSSGDALRAIFRRHEGDVDLEPVTVSAAGRPLLARAAGAALLWADFESLCVASRSHLDYLDLAGQWHGLILDNVRTEWLKQAHTLQRLVWLVDIFYDRKRALFIASDQPIEAALAGLEGAHDLSRTLSRLAEMQSRAYRCTFDNTLDSTLDSTRGSTLGEAAV, from the coding sequence ATGCTCGACGCAAGCCAGGTGATCGATACGCTCGCGCAACGCGGTATCGAACCGGACGCCACGCAGCGCAAGACGATCGCGGCGCTTGTCGCGTTGCTGCGTGCGCCGAGCCGGCGTGCGCATTCCGCGAATGGGTTGACGACGCATCGAGGCGTGTACTGCCACGGGCTTCCGGGCCGCGGCAAAAGCCTGGTGGTCGACACCGTGTTCGAACTCGCGAGCTGCCGCAAACGGCGTCTGCATTTCCACGAGTTTCTGCGCGAGATGAACCGGCGGTTCGTCGCCGAACCGCGTGGCGATGACCGGCTCGGCTCGGTGTCGCGACAGTGGCTCGACGGCACCGAACTGCTGTGCTTCGACGAGTTTCACGTGCACGACATCGCGGACGCATTTCTGATGGGCCGCTTTCTCGACACCGCGCTCGGCCTCGGCACGCGCGTCGTGCTGACTTCGAACTACGCACCGGGTGCGCTGCTCCCCGACCCCGAGTTTCACGAACGTTTTCTGCCCACCATCGAGCAGATCGAACGCGGCTTCACGGTGATTCATTTCGATGGCGCGCGCGATTACCGTTTCGGCGGCGAGGCGGCGGAACTGCAGCGCTTTTTCGCGCCGCTCGATCCATCGAGCGGCGACGCGTTGCGGGCGATCTTCCGGCGTCATGAAGGCGACGTGGATCTCGAACCCGTGACCGTGAGCGCAGCCGGGCGGCCGCTGCTCGCACGAGCGGCCGGCGCCGCGCTGTTGTGGGCCGACTTCGAGAGCCTGTGCGTGGCCAGCCGCTCGCACCTCGACTATCTGGATCTTGCCGGGCAATGGCATGGGTTGATTCTCGACAACGTCCGCACCGAGTGGCTAAAGCAGGCGCACACGCTGCAACGGCTCGTGTGGCTGGTCGACATCTTCTACGATCGCAAGCGGGCGCTGTTCATCGCGTCCGATCAACCGATCGAAGCCGCGCTCGCGGGTCTCGAAGGCGCGCACGATCTGTCACGAACGCTGAGCCGGCTGGCCGAGATGCAATCGCGCGCTTATCGCTGCACATTCGACAACACGCTCGACAGCACACTCGATAGTACGCGCGGCAGCACGCTCGGCGAGGCTGCCGTCTAA